In a genomic window of Dyadobacter fermentans DSM 18053:
- a CDS encoding DUF2461 domain-containing protein, with protein sequence MDSKTLHFLSQLAENNNREWFQENKKLYEAAKADMEKLVGYLIAEVGKFEDLGNVQVKDCMLRIYRDVRFSKNKDPYKKNLAAGIGPGGKSSGKIDYYLQVQPGDQTFLGGGMWEVTTEQLARFRQEIDYNAQELKAIIGEKEFHAYFPEIHGDSLKTMPKGYSKDHPEIELLKRKQLFFMHRYTDKEVASKDFGDQVLKGIQLLKPFTDYMNYVLYEEAEEH encoded by the coding sequence ATGGATTCTAAAACGCTGCACTTTCTCAGTCAATTAGCAGAAAACAATAACAGGGAGTGGTTTCAGGAAAATAAGAAATTATACGAGGCCGCGAAGGCCGATATGGAGAAGCTCGTCGGCTATCTCATCGCCGAGGTCGGCAAGTTTGAGGACCTGGGCAATGTGCAGGTCAAGGACTGTATGCTGCGCATTTACCGCGATGTGCGTTTTTCCAAGAACAAAGACCCATACAAGAAGAACCTGGCAGCGGGTATCGGTCCGGGCGGGAAAAGTTCGGGCAAGATTGACTATTACCTGCAAGTGCAGCCGGGCGACCAGACGTTCCTGGGGGGCGGCATGTGGGAAGTTACTACCGAGCAGCTGGCGCGTTTCCGCCAGGAGATCGACTATAATGCACAAGAGCTGAAAGCGATCATCGGAGAAAAGGAATTTCATGCGTATTTTCCTGAAATTCATGGTGATAGTCTGAAAACCATGCCGAAAGGTTATTCCAAAGACCATCCGGAAATTGAACTGCTGAAACGCAAACAGCTGTTTTTTATGCATCGCTATACCGATAAGGAAGTGGCTTCCAAAGACTTCGGTGATCAGGTTTTGAAAGGCATCCAACTTTTGAAACCCTTTACCGATTATATGAATTATGTATTGTACGAAGAGGCGGAAGAGCACTGA
- a CDS encoding type II toxin-antitoxin system RelE/ParE family toxin — MSLPIHWSAEAEDTFDEIITHLELNWSEKEVRKFFRTTRDVLKQISSFPLMYKASKSRQEIRRGFLTKQCSLFYEIKEDHILLLYFWDNRRNPTSRN, encoded by the coding sequence ATGAGCTTACCCATTCATTGGTCGGCCGAGGCAGAAGATACCTTTGATGAGATCATCACACACTTAGAACTGAATTGGTCTGAAAAAGAGGTCCGGAAGTTCTTTCGGACAACCAGGGATGTTCTGAAACAGATATCGTCGTTTCCCTTGATGTACAAAGCTTCTAAATCAAGACAGGAAATACGCAGAGGGTTTCTCACAAAACAATGTTCATTGTTTTACGAAATAAAGGAGGATCATATTCTTTTACTTTATTTCTGGGACAACCGCCGCAATCCAACATCACGTAACTAA
- the trpS gene encoding tryptophan--tRNA ligase, whose protein sequence is MARILTGIQSSGRPHLGNILGAIKPAIELSKNPQNESFFFIADLHSLTTLKNGTERVEYVRAIAATWLAFGFDYKKNVFWRQSRVQEHTELGWYLNCFTPFPMLANATSFKDKSEKLADVNAGLFTYPVLQAADILLYNANIIPVGKDQKQHLEMTKDIANRFNILAGEEILVLPEPQIDERIMTIPGLDGQKMSKSYHNYIDIFLPENELKKITKKILSDSKALEEPKDPDSDITFQLYSLVASEADVETMRSNYVNGGYGYGHAKQALFECFMDVFAEPRRIFNYYMENTEELESILVEGEAKARDIAQDTIGKVRKVLGFSS, encoded by the coding sequence ATGGCCAGAATCCTAACAGGCATTCAAAGCAGCGGGCGACCTCACCTGGGTAACATCCTGGGAGCCATCAAACCTGCGATCGAACTCTCTAAAAACCCACAGAACGAATCTTTTTTCTTCATTGCCGACCTCCATTCGCTCACCACGCTGAAAAACGGCACTGAACGCGTCGAGTACGTCCGCGCCATTGCCGCTACGTGGCTCGCATTCGGTTTCGACTATAAAAAGAATGTTTTCTGGCGGCAGTCGCGCGTGCAGGAGCATACCGAGCTGGGCTGGTACCTCAACTGCTTCACGCCGTTCCCGATGCTGGCCAATGCGACGTCTTTCAAAGACAAGTCTGAGAAACTGGCCGATGTGAATGCGGGACTCTTCACCTATCCGGTTTTGCAAGCGGCTGATATTCTGCTATATAATGCCAATATTATCCCGGTCGGGAAAGATCAGAAGCAGCACCTTGAAATGACCAAGGACATCGCCAACAGATTCAATATCCTGGCCGGCGAGGAAATCCTGGTGCTCCCTGAGCCGCAGATCGACGAGCGCATTATGACCATTCCGGGCCTCGACGGGCAGAAAATGAGCAAGTCGTACCATAACTACATCGACATTTTCCTCCCCGAAAACGAACTGAAAAAGATCACCAAAAAGATCCTATCCGATTCCAAAGCGCTGGAAGAGCCCAAAGATCCCGATTCCGACATCACTTTCCAGCTTTACAGCCTTGTGGCAAGCGAAGCGGATGTCGAAACCATGCGCAGCAACTACGTCAATGGCGGCTACGGTTACGGCCATGCCAAGCAGGCGCTTTTTGAATGCTTTATGGACGTTTTCGCCGAGCCGCGGCGTATTTTCAATTATTATATGGAAAATACCGAAGAGCTCGAAAGCATTCTTGTCGAAGGCGAGGCCAAAGCCCGCGATATCGCGCAGGATACGATCGGAAAGGTTCGGAAAGTACTCGGTTTCAGTTCATGA